gtaaactattttttttaataaaagctatgattgagaaaaagattttttttgtttttatttcttgtattttccaacctgtcccccagttacgcacatctgcccccaggcttgccactccaatatggcactgtggcccatgatatgccttttaaccctctatatgccactgtgccccatggtatgccttttgacccccctatgttccactctgcctccagaaatgccttatacccctatatcccattctggcatttagggggttaaaatgcatattatggggcagagtggcatatagggaggtataaggcatttcaggaggcagagtggcattaagggagttaaaaggcattgtatagagcactctgcctccagaaatgccttatacccctatatgccactctgccaattagggggttaaaaggcatattatggggcagagtggcatatagggaggtataaggcatttcaggaggcagaatgctctattaaatgcccccttaacgccactccagaaatgccctatgcccatttaacacacacacacacaccctatacccccatttaactaactaacacacacacacacacacacacacacactctctctccccccctctctctcccccctctcttaccggtgcttccagccggggcagcgggttgacgtcgccttctgctgcagccagaaggaggtgtggctagcagcgggggtttgtatgcgtccgtcgcgtatactttccccggctgtcagagatcagagttccccgcaccggtacggcaccggtgcggggaagtctgatctctgacagtcggggaaggtgtatgcgacggacgcagacaacccccgctgctagccacacctccttccggctgcagcggacgttgtctacgcggatcgcgtagacgtcaacccgctgccccggcaacacatcaggaagcaccggtaagtgtgtatgatggggggggtcgggtgagacaggaggatccaggtcccctgcagcggtgcgggggatctggatcttagtctcctaatcagacctctatttgaggtctgattagaagacgaccccgattagaagacgaggggtatttttcagagcatttgctctgaaaaaaacctcgtcttataatcgagcaaatacggtaactgtTTATATATTAGGACAACACTGGACTGATCacgatcatgtctttgtcagtgggcaaatgtacgaaatcagcaggggatcaaatattttttttcttcactgtacatgctgaaacctggctagctgcaccctttgtgtattgatgctgacAGCACAGATAAATTGCTGCCCTGTAGGAaagggtctgcacatcacagcctctccctgtgccatgcttccCCCACTTACAGATCCATGCTACTCCAGACACACAAtttactcattcatatacttttTCACAGATGCTCATTCATTACCTCAAGCATGCATATTCGTTCAcacacccacccccttacctgaactgcagatttttCGTTGcagctcgcagacttccgcatGGGCCGCTGCGTCCCCCTGCATTGCTCACACTGTGCAAACTACTTCTCTATACTGCCCAGGggagcaggaacggagcagtcATATGACGCGacataaattcacgtgactctgctgggttcttGCTTCCCCTCGTGCGGAACAAGAGACGTTGCTCGCGCACACACATGCGTTCATCCACTCCATGTTAATTGCATGCTGCacgtaagcagcagggcccctgcggacgATTATTGTAGGccgttaattttgttttatttcagcattttgCCAATGAGGCCATTTTCAACTAATATGTTTTTGCCACCgatatttcggtgcatccctactgttggcaatggatgtggctgaaacacctaaattcaaaatattgtgtgtgtgtgtatactgccTTCCGTTTTTTTGCGATGTCTAGTGTTGCTGCATCCttgatttgtttttctctctgcAATGTGTTAATCTGTTCTTAGCAACGTGTTTAACGACTAGCTTGAAAGATTGAATTGTCTTACATTGTAGATGAGGTTCGAAACGGACCTTATAGACAGCTTTTCCACCCAGAGCAGCTCATCACTGGGAAGGAGGATGCTGCGAATAACTATGCTCGTGGACACTACACTGTTGGGAAGGAAATCATTGACCTTGTACTGGAAAGAGTGAGAAAACTGGTAAGAACTAAGTGCATCAGAGAGGCACCTCCAGGTTGGAATGCAATGGTGAACAAAAAACACCCTTTGCTTAGTGGTTCATAGAATTTGAGTATTTAAATCTATTGTGTTCATCCACTCCATGTTAATTGCATACTGCTCAAGAAATGTGCTTACATCTATGGTAAGAATAAACATCCTTTACCCATTGAACTATTGATGTAGAATCGTGTAATTGCCTTTGAATCTTTTTTAGTACACATTTTTCAGCTGAATACTAATATggcattattttgtgtttgtttttgtttcctgtcTCTatcttccaggcagaccagtgTACAGGTTTGCAGGGCTTCCTTATATTTCACAGTTTTGGTGGAGGAACAGGATCAGGGTTTACCTCATTACTTATGGAGAGACTATCTGTTGATTATgggaaaaaatctaaattagaaTTTGCCATTTACCCTGCTCCACAGGTCTCCACTGCTGTAGTCGAACCATACAATTCCATTCTGACTACACACACCACACTAGAACACTCTGACTGTGCCTTCATGGTAGATAATGAGGCAATTTATGACATTTGTAGACGTAATCTAGATATTGAGCGCCCAACATATACTAATCTAAATCGCCTTATTGGGCAGATAGTCTCTTCTATTACAGCTTCCCTGCGCTTTGATGGAGCACTTAATGTGGACCTGACAGAGTTCCAGACCAACTTAGTGCCATATCCCCGTATACATTTCCCATTAGTTACTTACTCCCCAATAATTTCTGCTGAAAAGGCGTATCATGAGCAGCTCTCTGTATCCGAGATCACAAATGCCTGCTTTGAACCTTCCAACCAAATGGTTAAATGTGACCCTCGACATGGAAAATATATGGCATGCTGCATGCTGTATCGTGGAGATGTAGTACCAAAGGATGTCAATGCTGCCATTGCCGCCATTAAAACAAAACGCACTATACAATTTGTGGATTGGTGTCCTACTGGCTTTAAGGtaagtttttgtgttttgttctcTAAGTTATGTGTTGATTGATGAGTAATGAGTTGATGAAAAGTAATACAAATTTGTTGCCaaaattagctgtttttttctctttctatttTGTAAGGTGGGCATAAATTATCAGCCTCCAACTGTGGTGCCAGGTGGTGATCTTGCAAAAGTACAGCGTGCAGTCTGTATGCTCAGTAACACAACAGCAATTGCTGAGGCTTGGGCACGTCTGGATCACAAGTTTGACTTGATGTATGCAAAACGAGCTTTTGTGCACTGGTATGTCGGTGAAGGTATGGAGGAGGGAGAGTTTTCTGAGGCTCGTGAAGATCTGGCAGCTTTGGAGAAGGATTATGAGGAAGTTGGTACCGATTCTGTAGATGAAGAAGATGAAGGAGAAGAATAGTGAATTTCTGCACATCTTAGAAGCGTTaacacttttaataaacattaataaacatagctacttttaataaacatgttttattcatgCTGTGGTTGTGCTTTCTGGCAGTATGTGCAGGGATTCCACACAAACTGCAACATGTAGAAATCACATAGCAATACCAGGTATTGGTGACATATCACAGTGTTCCAAGTGGAATACAATGGGTTTTCTTTTtcaagaatatataatatatagtgtgtgtgaaaaaatgagaaaaaaaggactttcacttgaaaaatattttactcatctataaaaactgctaaataagaTTCTACTATATGTCCtgagtttattattattctgcccCCAtttgctatttcgggtatctttgaagccgaccaGTGCAATTTACtccgtcaaaccatatatttttgaaaactaggcaccctagggtatttcagatgctagtattttaactctttccatgcactaattctaacaCTAgtctttttcaaactttgtggcagtccatttttttttcacacacattttacttgagTTTGTATTTACAGGTCCTGGAATACAGTCATGGCCAAAAGTTGtgagaatgacacaaatatttattttcattacgtctgctgcctcagtttagatgatggcaatttgcatatactccaggATGTTATGAAGAGTGGTCAGATCAATTGCAAAGTccctctttgccatgaaaattaacttaatccccaaaaaacatttccactgcattCCAGCCCTGCCCCAAAATGATCAGCAGACATAATGTCAGTCATTCTCCCGTTAACACAGGTGAGAGTGTTGACGTGGACAAAGCTGGAGATCACTGTTTTGCTGattgagttagaataacagactACTGGAAGCTTTAAAAGGAGGGTGGTGCTTTCCTTCTCTGTTAACCATGGTTACCTGCAAGGAAACAATTGCTGTCACAGGCGAGGATATTGCTGCTTGTAAGATTGCACCTAAAGCACCCATTTATCGGATTATCAAGAACTTGAAGGAGAGAGGTGCAATAGTTGTAAAGAATataacatctgacaaaaatCTAAGAATACTaaagcagcaaactttgtgaagaccaatacttgtgtcattctcaaaacgtTTGGCCACTACTGTAAATACCAGCAATACCACAGCCACAAGTGATGCTTGAAAAAGCCGAATAGGAGGGTGAAACGCGTTGTATAAGGAGGAGCAGAGTGGACTTttaacgaccccccaaaatttgaatattaatttagaaaaaaaagaaaaagcctgccctgtaagaaaaaaagttttactagtaaatattaattcacgtgtaaactatgttttcatagttaataaaaactatgagaaaaatgcattcttgtttttattgccttttattTGCCAGCTTCCCCCCTAGTTATCCACATCTGCCctacggcttgctactctgcccccagatatgccttataccccctatcatccactccccccccccccgatttactgatgcatccctagacttgtcccatgtgctccagactccctggtgtcaagtgggggcagctggtggacgtctgcaatgcgcacagacaacctccactgctacccgggagttctatgactgagcaccggaaggtcacgtcacgctGGTGCTTCGCCATAGAAGTCCCGGCAGAAGTGTCTGCACACATCGCGccatgcgcgtagacaacctccgctgctgctggccgctTCTTCCTCCAGTGCTTCTTTGGCGGAGCACATGACAAAATCACGtcatgccggcgctccgtcatagaatcCACAGCGGAAGCTGTAacaacttgtaacaaaaccccaatcactatatactacgccaaacattgatgtggtgtaggcctaccacttcattgtctggcttagtagtagggatgcaccgaaacgaattctggactgaaaccgaaagtgcagcatttacctggccaaaaccgaatatgaccccccccacaccataaaaaaatctaacacttttatttaaagtaagtaacacaccaaaataggacaaaacaattaaataacaatatttatatatatatatatatataattaacagcaatcacattcctatcatgcccaggcatacccagattccaggatgtactcacagacttggcatgataggagtatgattgccctatctaccccttctcactcccttctgccctatctaccccttctcactcccttctgccctatctaccccttctccctatctaccccctttcccctgtctcactcccttctccctatctaccccctcctaactatctaccctttccctctttgaagttcacttacctttcaggagtcctgcggtgggggtgcaaggcctctgcctcccagctctgccactgtatgggacagtatagagtgatgggagttatgatgtacttttagagcataattagatcatgaaaaagacattgggaatggtacagcataacacccatcactctcacacacttaccaatccacagatataccaatccacacgtataccaatccacacgtataccaaaccacacgtatacactaatccacacgtatacactaatccacacgtatacaccaatccactaatccacacatatatactcatccacacacataccaatacacacatactaatccacacatacaccaatccacacatatactaatccacacatataccaatccactctcactctcactgaatgctttcctacctttctccttacagctccttttccttctctttgctcctcttcttcagttcttctatcttcttccgggtcagagggcacggacagcggtgggcgcggcttcagtgttgtgcgccgggatctgacaacaaaccccggcgcacagctgctgttgccgcgcggatcacaagggagcggtattggaggtctttaacagacctccggctcccttgagtgattttaagccgggttcaagggagatcccttgaaccgctcccttgcgagcctgctcctccagcggcggacattactgtccgtctctggaggggtgccgggtgcccccctgatgagcggcacccagtgcggaccgcccccccccccagctaggtacgctactcggaccccgcggcggcgccccctggagtgtggcgccctgtgcggtcgcacaggtcgcacaccccaaaggccggccctgaatcTACCCATATATAACCTATCCTATATAGCTTATcctaattttaaggcaagacaggaggcttcccagggctggcccaagacaaaatgcccccccccattatctacccttcctttcCCTGCttcccccccattatctaccctcccccccccacactatctacccttcctcccctcccccccatacttacctttcagcagtcctgcggtgagtctccctgcctggtctcggtgccggcttgtaatgctgagcgcaggaaatgacatcatcttccggcgctcaacattacaagccggcaccgagaccgagctagaggagagagtgaggggcaccgagcgggtactgacaacttgggaagataaaaccactcggcgtcctctctctcctctctcttctcggctttaaaaaaaaaaaaaaaaaaaaaaaagggcttggggccccttcaaaagtgccgcctggagcggttgccccactcggctccattgtcgggccggccctgaggcttcctattttgcatatcttcctttactctcaccgacatcagcaaagaaagagttaacataaCACTGGtagcaaccaataaaaaaacaaagtatagCAGCATATAAACCCTCAGGCATCCCTAatattcctctttctttgctgctcaccgtaGCTGcatgtcaggactcgggtaatcAGGTCAGGTAGaagcccatgtgcaggggatacttggggtttgGTCTGTAACCCACTGTGCAagattatacaaacaaagacaccacaaggagaaatccaggtaatgcagtgtattgtATGTATCTAACAGGATAaacaaataagggtaatacagtctgtAAGCAAGAAACCAGACGTATGGctaaataaataccggtaataagtcttttggcagggagcccggttggaagggcacgaaaggcacagagcccacttggaagggcacagagcccacttggaaggtcaaaaagcaggtaaccaggaCTGGTACAGATGCAGAGCCACCAcagaaaggtccacagacttcaatacaaaggccctgactgaagggcaggacaggttcataaaggcaggataatccaggtaacaaggcccagctggatgtattgattAGGGCTCAACACAGGTAATAAGGTacacctgatcctagtaattgagttctgagtgctccagagggcagaGGGTGGTCACTAGTGTTGGC
This sequence is a window from Spea bombifrons isolate aSpeBom1 chromosome 2, aSpeBom1.2.pri, whole genome shotgun sequence. Protein-coding genes within it:
- the LOC128472404 gene encoding tubulin alpha-8 chain, with the translated sequence MRECISIHVGQAGVQIGNACWELYCLEHGIQPDGQMPSDKTIGGGDDSFNTFFSETGAGKHVPRAVFVDLECAVIDEVRNGPYRQLFHPEQLITGKEDAANNYARGHYTVGKEIIDLVLERVRKLADQCTGLQGFLIFHSFGGGTGSGFTSLLMERLSVDYGKKSKLEFAIYPAPQVSTAVVEPYNSILTTHTTLEHSDCAFMVDNEAIYDICRRNLDIERPTYTNLNRLIGQIVSSITASLRFDGALNVDLTEFQTNLVPYPRIHFPLVTYSPIISAEKAYHEQLSVSEITNACFEPSNQMVKCDPRHGKYMACCMLYRGDVVPKDVNAAIAAIKTKRTIQFVDWCPTGFKVGINYQPPTVVPGGDLAKVQRAVCMLSNTTAIAEAWARLDHKFDLMYAKRAFVHWYVGEGMEEGEFSEAREDLAALEKDYEEVGTDSVDEEDEGEE